Proteins encoded within one genomic window of Haematobia irritans isolate KBUSLIRL chromosome 5, ASM5000362v1, whole genome shotgun sequence:
- the Adck1 gene encoding aarF domain containing kinase 1 — translation MFRRVLTYSVLGASAIGTGLSLHTNDYDLNALGIVRLGRSAVAVVDVALTYKRELYYREWDKNSAEYKAEKSRVHTIAAQRLLQLICVNKGVYIKVGQHIGALDYLLPKEFVQTMKVLHSNAPQNPIEDLYKVIRQDLKRNPDDLFDNFERQPLGTASLAQVHKATLKTGEVVAVKVQHPYVKGNSRVDMATMEVAVKVLALIFPDFKIQWLVDESKKNLPIELDFLNEGKNAEKVQEQFKKYKWLKIPQIYWDFCSPRVLVMEYIEGGQVNDLEYIKKNNIDPFSISNKIGQLYSEMIFNTGFVHSDPHPGNILVRKPPGKGVEIILLDHGLYANLSDQFRYNYSKLWMSILSVDRSNMRKYAQNLGIKGDLYGLFVCMVTGRPWETLVKGVNKVKYTNEEKDTLQQNTSLVLPHISDVLEQVDRQMLLILKTNDLIRGIESTLQTQNRMTAFWVMSKCCLKSSFGEEKSLATSKSKRLGLILKEKWEIFKLNLYYLYLGLINFGLLAAVKELL, via the exons ATGTTCAGACGTGTGTTAACATACAGCGTCCTGGGCGCCAGTGCCATTGGAACCGGTCTAAGTTTACATACCAATGATTATGATTTAAATGCCTTGGGAATTGTTCGTCTAGGACGTTCGGCAGTCGCGGTGGTGGATGTTGCCCTGACATATAAACGAGAATTATATTATCGCGAATGGGATAAGAATTCAGCTGAGTATAAGGCAGAAAAAAGTCGTGTACACACCATAGCTGCACAACGTTTACTTCAATTGATTTGTGTTAATAAAGGTGTCTACATTAAGGTGGGTCAACATATTGGGGCCCTGGATTATCTATTACCCAAAGAGTTTGTACAAACTATGAAGGTATTGCATTCCAATGCTCCACAAAATCCCATTGAAGATCTATACAAAGTGATCAGACAAGATTTGAAGCGAAATCCCGATGATTTGTTTGATAATTTCGAGAGGCAGCCCTTGGGTACAGCCTCTTTGGCTCAGGTGCATAAGGCCACATTGAAAACAGGAGAAGTGGTTGCCGTTAAAGTACAACATCCCTATGTGAAAGGAAATTCGCGTGTCGATATGGCCACCATGGAAGTAGCTGTTAAGGTGTTGGCTCTAATATTTCccgattttaaaattcaatggcTTGTGGATGAATCTAAAAAGAATTTGCCCATTGAATTGGATTTTTTGAATGAAGGTAAAAATGCTGAAAAAGTCCAAGAGCAATTCAAAAAGTACAAATGGCTTAAAATCCCCCAAATTTATTGGGATTTTTGTTCGCCAAGAGTTTTGGTTATGGAATACATAGAAGGTGGCCAGGTTAACGATTTGGAATACATCAAGAAGAACAATATTGATCCATTTTCAATATCgaataaaattggacaattaTATTCGGAAATGATTTTCAACACTGGCTTTGTACACAGTGATCCTCATCCTGGCAATATATTGGTACGCAAGCCACCTGGTAAAGGTGTAGAGATCATCTTACTCGATCATGGACTCTATGCGAATTTAAGCGATCAATTTCGTTATAATTATTCGAAATTATGGATGAGTATTTTGAGTGTGGATCGCTCGAATATGCGTAAATATGCACAAAATTTAGGAATTAAAGGCGATTTGTATGGCCTATTTGTTTGTATGGTAACCGGAAGACCTTGGGAAACTCTGGTGAAAGGAGTCAATAAAGTTAAATATACTAATGAAGAG AAAGATACTCTACAACAAAACACCTCACTCGTTCTACCTCACATTTCAGATGTTCTGGAACAAGTTGATCGTCAaatgctattgattttgaaaaccaACGATTTAATTCGAGGCATTGAATCAACTCTTCAAACACAAAATCGCATGACCGCATTTTGGGTCATGTCCAAATGCTGCCTCAAATCATCGTTTGGCGAGGAGAAATCCCTGGCAACATCCAAATCAAAACGCTTAGGTCTcattttaaaagagaaatgggaaatatttaaattaaatttatattatttatatttgggTTTAATCAATTTTGGATTATTGGCTGCTGTTAAAGAGTTACTTTGA